From Nicotiana tabacum cultivar K326 chromosome 22, ASM71507v2, whole genome shotgun sequence, one genomic window encodes:
- the LOC107808885 gene encoding LOW QUALITY PROTEIN: rust resistance kinase Lr10 (The sequence of the model RefSeq protein was modified relative to this genomic sequence to represent the inferred CDS: inserted 2 bases in 1 codon), with translation MSWLNPKCGYCEGLGMDCGFKNYSNPLGTKCFDRPSTTKGGFKEPLIAGGVLGFLLLGIILLALYEFYSSSKIERENQARVEKFLEDYRALRPTRYTYAEIIKITNMFHERLGEGAYGVVYKGTLSNEIHVAVKVLNDSIRNGEEFINEVAAMGKIHHFNVLRLVGYCTDGFRXTLVYEYLPNQSLDKLIFPASSKDHITLNWKKLHDIAMGIAKGLEYLHQGCDQQILHFDIKPQNILLDHNLNPKIADFGLAKLCSKEKSVVTMTEARGTMGYIAPEVFSSNFGKASHKSDVYSFGMLLLEMVGGRKNFDAKASNSQVNFSEWIHQQLNEGEELKIRIEEDDDIIIARKLAIIGLWCIQWNATDRPSIKVVTQMLEGDGSNLTISPPFTARYTTHVGAGVIACPSSEELTMISELE, from the exons ATGAGTTGGTTAAATCCAAAGTGTGGCTACTGTGAAGGTCTTGGAATGGATTGTGGTTTCAAGAACTATAGCAACCCACTGGGAACTAAGTGTTTCGACAGACCATCGACTACAAAAG GCGGATTTAAGGAACCACTGATTGCAG GTGGAGTATTAGGATTTCTTCTTTTGGGAATTATTCTGTTAGCACTCTATGAGTTTTATAGCTCAAGCAAAATTGAAAGAGAGAATCAAGCTAGAGTTGAGAAGTTTCTGGAAGACTACAGAGCTCTCAGGCCTACTAGATATACTTATGCAGAGATTATAAAGATAACAAATATGTTTCACGAACGATTGGGAGAGGGAGCATACGGGGTTGTTTATAAAGGAACACTTTCTAATGAAATTCATGTTGCTGTCAAAGTGCTAAATGACTCCATACGAAATGGGGAAGAATTTATTAATGAAGTTGCAGCAATGGGGAAAATCCACCACTTCAATGTGCTTCGCCTCGTTGGCTATTGCACTGATGGATTCAG AACGCTCGTGTATGAATATTTGCCAAATCAGTCGCTTGACAAACTCATTTTTCCAGCAAGTTCCAAAGATCACATTACCCTTAATTGGAAGAAGCTTCATGATATTGCTATGGGTATAGCGAAAGGACTGGAGTATCTTCATCAAGGATGTGACCAACAAATCCTTCATTTTGACATCAAACCCCAAAATATTCTGTTAGACCATAACTTGAACCCAAAGATTGCTGATTTTGGTCTTGCCAAGTTATGCTCTAAAGAGAAAAGTGTTGTAACCATGACTGAAGCTAGAGGAACCATGGGTTATATTGCACCAGAAGTATTCTCCAGCAATTTTGGAAAAGCGTCTCATAAATCTGATGTCTATAGCTTTGGTATGCTGCTACTTGAAATGGTTGGAGGGAGGAAGAATTTTGATGCAAAGGCCAGTAATAGCCAAGTGAACTTTTCTGAGTGGATTCATCAACAATTGAATGAAGGAGAAGAGTTGAAAATCAGGATAGAGGAAGATGATGATATCATAATTGCAAGGAAATTGGCTATTATAGGACTTTGGTGCATACAATGGAATGCAACGGATCGACCTTCCATCAAAGTTGTTACGCAAATGCTAGAAGGAGATGGGAGCAATCTAACTATTTCTCCTCCTTTTACAGCAAGATACACCACCCACGTAGGAGCTGGAGTGATTGCATGCCCTTCTAGCGAAGAGTTGACAATGATATCAGAACTAGAATGA